The nucleotide window GTCGTGCCTGTATATGGGTCTAATGGCATTATCGACACTCATTCTTCAGCAAACACCTTATCACCCGCAATTATCGTTGGACGTAAAGGATCTCTGGGTAAAATACAATATTCTGATGTTTCCTGCTTCGTTATTGATACAGCATACTATATTGACAGACGTACTTCTCATGTAAACCTCCGTTGGCTATACTACATCCTTCAAGCCCTTAAACTGGAAAGATTTCGCAATAGTGTACTTCCAGGTTTGAATCGTGAATCTGCAGAAAGCCAATATATTCCTTTAATCGTGGAAGAAGAACAAACCCAAATCGCCAATTTTCTCGACCAAAAAACCCAACAAATTGACGAACTGATAACCGCAGAGCAGCGAAAGATTGAACTCCTCAAGGAATACCGTCAATCCCTCATCTCCGAAGCAGTGACCGGCAAGATAGATGTCCGTAACGAGGTGTAGACCCTATTTTTTCTTTTCTGATTCGGCGCGAGATACATATCGCGTTGATTTTTTCGATATTTCTATGCTATACTTTGCAAAACGTTTTTTCAACTCTTGAAAGCATAGGCATTTATGAACGCGACACAAGATACGCAGATAGAACACTTCCCTGACCGGAGCCTCAGACGCTTGCTGCAAGACAGGGAATATGTGAGGGGATTAGTCCAAATTATTGCACCGGACATTGAGGTGTTTCTCGACTTCAGTCGAATCACATACCAAAAAAGAAGTTTCATCTCTAAAGCACTGCAAGAACGCGAGTCAGATATCCTATTGAGTGTTCCGTTTCAAGAAGACACAGATGCCATAGATACTGATGCGCTGCTCATCTATATCCTCATTGAACATCAATCTACCGTGGATAAAACGATGGGGTTTCGGCTATTGTCTTACATGGTGCAAATCTGGGAGTCGCAACGGCGGGAATGGGAAAGGGAGAAGTTGCCTGAAAGTGAAAGACGTTTACAACCGATCCTACCAATCCTGCTTTATACCGGGGACCGTCGGTGGACAGTACCGGTGTCCCTGACGGCGATCATGGATATTCCTGAAATCTTGGAGCGTTTCGTCCCAAGTTTTGACACGCTGTTTTTAGCGGTGAAGGAGACTGAAGCAGAGGTGCTGACGCAGTTCGGACATCCGCTGGGTTGGTTGTTCCGTGTGCTTCAAAAGGAGCATGCAGAGCAAACAGAAGAGATACGCGAAGCCTTAGCAGCTGCTGTATCGCATATAGTGTCAGTAGATGAAGGTTTTGCACCCCAAGTTGCAGAGGCACTCCGGTATTTTGTGCAGTTGATATTCCACCGGCGTTCTCTTGAGGAGCGCGATGCTTTAGTAGATATTATCAGACAACACATTCAAGACCCTAAGGAGTTAGAGACAATGGCACAGACAACGGCTGATTTTCTCAGAGAACAAGGCAAAGCAGAGGGTATACAACAAGGCAAAGCAGAGGGTATACAACAAGGCAAAGCAGAAGGTATACAACAAGGCAAAGCAGAAGGTATACAACAAGGCAAAGCAGAAGGTAAACAGGATGCCGTCCTCAAACTCCTGCAGCTCCAATTTCAGCATGTGCCTGAAACGCTTTCACGTCAAATCCGCAATATTGACAACCTAACACACCTCGACACACTCTTAGAGCAAACGATGACCGCGCAAAGTTTAGATGAAATAGATACCCATTTTTCTTAAACTCTCTTTGAAATGATTGATGATGTGACGATTCGGAGTTACGTGCCCCCTCTATGCTCCAAGAACAACCCTTATCTATTTGACGAGGTGTAGACCGTGCCGACGTATACAGAAACAGATTTTGAAGATCACATCGAAGCACACCTAAATCAGTCGGGCTACCGGTCGTTACAATCTACAGACTACGATAGATCCCGCTGCCTCGTCCCTGATGAGACGCTGCAGTTTATTCGGGACACACAACCCAAGACATATCAGAAACTGGAACGCCAGTACGGTCCGGACACACCCCTAAAACTCCTCGACCGTGTGAGTAAACAGATTGCGAGTCGTGGCGTACTGGACGTGTTGCGGAAGGGTGTTAAAGATAGGGGTTGTGATTTTAACCTGACTTACTTCCAACCCGCAAGTGGCATGAACCCCGACCACCAACGCCTCTACGCCCAGAACCGATTCTCCCTCATTCGACAACTGCATTACGCACAGCAGAACGAGAAGTCTCTGGATATGGTCTTGTTCCTCAACGGGTTGCCAGTTGTGACAATGGAGCTGAAGAACAGTCTCACCGGTCAGGTGGTGAGAGATGCGGAGAAACAGTACCGGACAGATCGGAATTCAAGGGAACCTTTGTTTAAATAGGACTTACGCAAAATTAGAAAATGAGTTGATATATTCTCAGTCGTCGCT belongs to Candidatus Poribacteria bacterium and includes:
- a CDS encoding Rpn family recombination-promoting nuclease/putative transposase yields the protein MNATQDTQIEHFPDRSLRRLLQDREYVRGLVQIIAPDIEVFLDFSRITYQKRSFISKALQERESDILLSVPFQEDTDAIDTDALLIYILIEHQSTVDKTMGFRLLSYMVQIWESQRREWEREKLPESERRLQPILPILLYTGDRRWTVPVSLTAIMDIPEILERFVPSFDTLFLAVKETEAEVLTQFGHPLGWLFRVLQKEHAEQTEEIREALAAAVSHIVSVDEGFAPQVAEALRYFVQLIFHRRSLEERDALVDIIRQHIQDPKELETMAQTTADFLREQGKAEGIQQGKAEGIQQGKAEGIQQGKAEGIQQGKAEGKQDAVLKLLQLQFQHVPETLSRQIRNIDNLTHLDTLLEQTMTAQSLDEIDTHFS
- a CDS encoding type I restriction endonuclease: MPTYTETDFEDHIEAHLNQSGYRSLQSTDYDRSRCLVPDETLQFIRDTQPKTYQKLERQYGPDTPLKLLDRVSKQIASRGVLDVLRKGVKDRGCDFNLTYFQPASGMNPDHQRLYAQNRFSLIRQLHYAQQNEKSLDMVLFLNGLPVVTMELKNSLTGQVVRDAEKQYRTDRNSREPLFK